The Oryzias melastigma strain HK-1 linkage group LG20, ASM292280v2, whole genome shotgun sequence genome includes the window agcaaatctaaagaaaataattcaaattttgaacatttaagtGGATTTAAATATCCAAGTTTATTCATTGAACAGTTTTGTTGTTTAGATTTTCTCGTTTTTTTGCCGTGAAGTTGTTTTTACGATGCTACTTTCACCTGCAGGTCGTGTTGTGAACATAGCCAGCATGTACGGGCGGATGGGCAACGCCATGCGCTCGCCCTACTGCGTGTCCAAGTACGGCGTGGAGGCCTTCTCGGACTGCCTGCGCTACGAGATGAAGTCCTGGGGAGTCAAAGTGTCCGTCATCGAGCCGGGGAACTTCGTCGTGGCCACCGGCATCTTGACCCGGGACATCGTGGCCACCACGGCGAACAAGCTGTGGAGTGAGGCGCCGCCGGACGTGAAGGAGGACTACGGGAAAGCCCACTTTGAGCACCTCATGGCGTTGATGCGCTCCTACTGCAACAGCGGGCAGAAGGACGAGGCCCCCGTCATGGACGACATCACAGACGCCATCGTGTCAAAGCGGCCTTACACGCGCTACAGCCCCATGGAGCCACACTGGTGGATCCGAGTGCAGATAATGACCCACCTGCCTGGCGCCATCTCTGACTTACTGTATTTCTGAGAGGACACCGCTCCAAATCAATCAGGCCGATCTGATTTGTAATAGCACTGAAAATCATTTACTGATCAAGTGTTTTCTTTAAACCGTAAATGATGGCACTTTGCTTTTAAACGCCTGGTGAGATTCAGACCTTTATCTATGCAGATCCATAACTACTACTCTCATAAATGCAAACGAAACTCAAAATCTCTTGCTGTGAAGTATTTTTGTGCTTATCCtttcatacttttatttttcttgtctcATGGGATCATTCGGAGAGCCGCTGGCCTCAGGACCAAAGCTGAAAGGCTCCTGCTGTTCTTTAGTGAATCGCCCCGGAACAAACGGAGGTCAGCtactgaagaaaagaaaaaagaaaaaaagccctGGTGAGATCTGGCTGGAGTCACCCAAACGTTACATAAGAACATTTTGTCTCACAGGCGCCATGAGATCTGGCTTGCTACTGTAATATTGGGAGATTTTTACTCCTCACCCCTGACGGCACtattatgtttttgcaaaaaaattgatgaccacaaaattttttgaaaattaatataagatgaaataaatatttaaataaattgtgtgttgatgtttttttttaatgtaatactgGTAATGGCCAGTAGGGGTCAGCCGtgcattaaataaagtttatattctacaacacatttttttaaccaactctAAAGGAATAAGAGagaaagttgtaattttatgatcTTTATTACATCTTTTGAAcattaaaactctaaattattaCACCTGAAAACAATCTTCCCTCCGTAAAAACAGTATTAAGAGCAAGACATACATTTTTCACAGCACTGCCTTTGTCGCTCCACAGCCTGAATCCGATCACTCgcacagaagacaaaaaaaaaaaaattgtgagacAACACTAAACCAAAACGTAAGCAGCACAAAAGCACCAAACCTAAAACATCAGTCACTTGCTCCAAATATTATCAAGACATGGATGTGAAAATTCAAGGTTTTCTCAGGCTTTCTGAAGCAGTCAGGAAACAGAATTCGAGCTGcgctgtagttttttttttttttttctaacagggCGTATTTTCATAAACAATCTTAATAATATTTGTCACAACTGACTTTCTTCTGAAACAGTTCTGTACAGGTGTGAGGCTCCGCTCATGCCGCCTCCCATTTTGCGTTAAAAGCATCCCAGTCACCATTTGACCATCAGTAAAATAGTTTCAATATTATGaattctaatatatatatatttaagtggCTTAACTGCAAAAAAGTGGAGTCTTACATACAGAAACGGAGCGTTTCTTCAACGTGTGACATAGTTAAGTTGAGGTGCTCATACATGAGATTCAGGCCACGATTACATCACAGCTGTGGTTATGTTTGCTATAACATATACTGTACACGTAGGCATTCACTGTTCACTTAAGTAGTTATAGATGATGCGATCAGCTATAAGGTCACTTGAAACTAAAAAGCAGggcgtttttattttaaaaaaaaaaaaagacattttcagctGACgtgaaagccaaaaaaaaggaaacacttCAGTCCTACAAGGATGTGTTCCCAACGCTCGGTAATCAATCGAGCGGCCGACGCACATGCAAAGCTTCAACCAAATCCTAGCAGCGATGACAGAAGCGGGGATAAAAACGGGGGCGCGAAAACTTTGGTTGCCAGGAAGTTGTGAAGGCACATGAAAATCTCCTAAATCCTTCTAAGTGGGGGGGGGCATTTGACACATTAGCACAGACGTACTGTAGGAATGGTGTAacaataaataagcaaaaaattcTCATCTAGTTAAAGGGATGATCGACTGAACCAATTCATccttaaaattaagaaaaagtgtaggttctatttttaaaataaatagaaatctGATTGTTagtttggataaaaacagctCTGTTAAGGTCCTCCCATTTTCCATCATCCAGCGCCGTATATGACTAACGTGGGTGTGGTGACCCCGATACGCTCATCCAAGTCTTCTCCCTAGTTCCTCATTCTCTGCTTTACCAAAAACCATTTTCCTGTCCTCCGATTTGGTTGAAAGGCCACAGCTGGAGAACTCATTGcaaggatgatgatgatgaccgCCATCATCATCGACTAGCTGCCCTTCAAAATTCAAACCCTACATTCGCTGGAGGAAGTATTCATGTGGGGAAACGTTCTCCCAGCAGAGGGGGCTCAACGGTATATGAATGgaaactcaaatataaaaaaaaacaaaaaaaaaaccttctgctggattgtttttctttcattcggCCATAAGGAAATGTCTTTGCTTTACGAAGAGTGATGTCGATGCAACACAACCTTTGGGCGACCCTCCAAAGTCCCGCGCTCCCCTTGCTGCGCCGTGATTTAGGAGCAGTGACATCATCCTCTGGAGAGCCCGGCTTTTTTCTTCCCGCTCAGATATCCTCTCTGGCATCAGCTGTCTTCCACATGGGGGcgagggttaaaaaaaaggtggaaactCAGTGAGGAGACACTAAATCCAGAGCGTCCGTGCCGCCTCAGCTTTGGAACATTCACGCCTTTTACAGCAACAGCTGAAAACCCGTTCCcatcagaaacagaaaagtcaATAAATATAGTTTGGTCACTTATTGGTTAGAAGGTGTGGATTAATTagtgtgtgcacaaaaaaacaaaaaaaaagcagacgaAACAAGAGCTGTGGGCGTGGCTCTGAGGTGCTGAAATCTAAGAAATggttcagtcaaaaaaaaaaaaaaaaaaatcacatttttttaaagacactgTTAAAAGATTATATGCTATCaacaaataacaataataataaaaaaagaaaacctaaatgaaatgaaaagtttGAGACTGCCATTTAAAATAGGCGACCAAGAGGTCTGTAGTCGTTTCTCAGGGATTCgtagtctttgttttttttcccacgtGTCCTCTTGGAATGCTCACAAAGCGGCCGTTCGAGTCCTCCTGATGTGTTCAGCctaaagtttgaaatgttagCGTGCGTTCTGCTGTATTATATACGCTCTCTATTGGTATGTGTGAGTTTGAGTGGGAGGGGCCTGATCAGGAGGCAGCCAGGGCCTTGATCAGGTAGAGTTTGTCTCCCTGTTCACTGGTGAAGATGGGGGCTTTTTTGTAGTGTTCCACAAGCTCTTCCATAGAGTTGAATTTGCGCTGTCCGATGCAGTAAAGGCTGTCCTTCAGCTGCACTTTGAAATGCTTGTTCTTGCTCTGGGCCTTCAAGGAGATGGAGAAGTCGTTGGGCTGAAAGGAAAAGGAGATGAGGTTAGGGGAGGGTTTTACAGACAAGAAGAGTTGGATGAAGAGTAGACTGACCGACGACTCGCTGTCTCGGATGAGGAAGTCTCCCTCTATGCCTCTCTGATTCAGGGCCACTTCCGCCTGGTGGCGCGTCACCTTTCCGTAGTACCACTCTTTCCCGGCGAACCGCCCGCTCCCCGACGGGGAGATGTAGTCGCAGTCTGGCGTGGGAGGCCCGGCGAGCCCCGTGGATTTATGGGAGCTGGAGTCCAGCACCGTGACGTAGTTCTTAGGCACCAAGCCCAGCTGTCCGTCTCCTTTCCGGCACTTCCACCACTCCGGGTCGTTCTCCGGTTTCTCCACCACCTCCATGACCTCCCCCTTTTCAAAGTTCAGTTCCTCGTCGTTGCCAGAGTTGAACGGGTAGAGCGCCTGCACCGTGTGCAGCACCCTGTTCCCGTTCGCCGTGCTGCTCACCACGGCGGCCAGCTTCTCGGTCAGCGAGGCGGCGGGGTCGCCGAATCCACCCATGACCCCTCCCCCCGCCGTCCCGTCCACGTCTTCGGTCACGTAGTTGGACGGAAACCAACCCGAGCGCCCGCTGTAGCTCCCGCGCCACCAGCCGTCGCTGCACTTCTCCATCACCACCACCCGCGTGCCCTTCACCAGCGAGAGCTCGTCTTCGCGCTCCGCCGTGTAGCTGAACTTGACCAGCGCGGGCACGTTGAGGTCGTAGAGCCTCTCGCCGTTATCGATGCTCGAGTCGGTCTCGGCGTTGGACGCAGAATCTCTCATTCCTCCTTTTTTGCCCTTCACCTTTCCAATACCTGCGGGGAAATTAGAAGAAGATTCATATAAAGAAGAGCGAAGTTATTCCATAAAAACTAGGCctgggttaaaaaaatccatttgaattgatttaagcttaataaatcaataatcgatttagcatataaagctaaagtccactagcttgatgctaacgtttattggaatttcccatagaacagctaatgctaacattcggTGGACATAAACATATTGCtcactaaatgaacatctttagaaACTCTGAGGACATAAATCttttaaactctttaaaggaaatattttttaaagtactgatactgtcttcttctggaataaggtgtaatgctatccCGTAATCGCCACCTagaggccaaactgaaacaaggagaagcagaacaatgtttaaaatgttaatgatgAGTTAGAAATTCTCcctttgagaaaccatgtaacactgtatgctattaacaatctcattacttcacaaatacattttacagtacatGAACTGTAtcatattaatataaatatattcaaaacatataatgtgtttctaaacaaatgtgtgtaaatgtgtaaactcaaaattgaattgaaaaattcaaaagaatcgagaaaaaaaaaaaagttgaattgattaatgctcttgtgaatcaaatagTTTTactatcgatacccagccctaataaaacAGCTAAACCAGGACCCAACCCTTCCAGTGGAGCACGAAGAGTCAACAGCAAACACACCGACTATTGTATATCCCTGAAAACCCGACGTAGAAACAGAAATCCCAGACAAATACCAGCAGCTAATCAGCATTATGAGCTGTGCTCAAACACAGGGAGGGCGGGTAAGCAGGGTTAAATATCATTCCTTTCCACATCACAGTGCCCGAAAGCCCCCCCACACTCTAAATCCAAATACATTCTTGAGGATTAGGCTGGGTGCtggggaaacaaaaaaaaaactatgctggtgttaaaaagtaaaataaaaaaagtgagtgGGATGGAGACGTGTTTTGGCATGGACCTGTGGAAACGGAAAAGTGAACATTGTGTTATTTAAGCTCTAGGATAGAAGTTCAACCCTACCTGCTTTTGTGCAAAAAGGGTTAGTAATATCCCCCGCCTGCATCCTGACATCCCATAATCGCCTCAGCTACCCCAACACCTGCGGCCTCTATTGGTGTTGACGCTCTATATTATATTTTTGCCGTTTTCCTCCATGTCTGCACTCGTCCTATTCTGATCAGCCTCTCAAGgatttcagaaaaatgcagtGAGTGATCTTGAGAAGATCTGTAAGGTGGAGTGGGCCAGAATCTCCCCTGCAAAACTACAGAAAGCATTTGATCTGCATAATCGCAAACAAACACTTACCTAATATTTAcaggagttaaaaaaatataaatatatatatatatatatttagtgttcattagcgctcctcCACCTCCTACAATAGGGAGAACCTCGgagcaaaaagtcaaagtgatgcgaatcccccaaatcttgctccaggctttttttgctttcacgACTGTTCCTTTAATTTCTATCTGGTTGTCACATTAATCGGACTGAgcacaaaccgcaatgattcatttctctttcatgatcatgTTTGGCACTTCCGTGCTTTGGAGCGGACGCTACACATGTATGACGTTAAATTTCCACCGAAAGTCCCCCACGAGCATTTATCAAACTCCACGCACACAAGGAACGTTCCACGGGCGCAGGACAGACacaaggatttgtgatcatttcaatattatgtatgattgtttatttgttttgaatcctttccgttagtaggaaaacagacagtttgatgtaagggacaaaaagaaaacatatttagccttaaaatacctttaattcattgggttcggaaaaaaaaaatcgaaattgtAACTTTAAGACTGAATTGCATCGaattgtggcttgactgaatcgttacatcacTAGTAATAGCCCCGCCTGCATCCGCGACATCCCATAATCCCCTCAGCTATCCATATACCTATTGGTGTTAATGCTCTGTTAAGTTTTTgcgtttttttctgtctgtactCATCTTTTGCTGACCAGCCAGTTTAGGATTTCAGAAAACACAGACTGATCTTGAGAAGATCTGtgaggaggagtgggccaaaattcCTCCTGCAATGTGAAAactacaggaaatgtttgatcTGCGCATTTGAAAACAAAGGCGACTGGACTATATATTAATATAGGAAGTCAAATACTCATTTGCagcataattatttaaaaaagaatgacaATTTTCGACCTCTTTATGATCTCTAAGATCAAAAATCTAAAGGTCAAGTTTGAGCTTTTCAACTTTGTGACATCAACCAACTCTTTCGTGATCCAATCTCAAAACACTCAAAGCCAGAGGACAACAAAGCCCTTAGATCAGTTTGTCGGTGCAGGAGAAAATCTTAACCCGGCAGGTTAAGACTTGCTTGCTCAAAAACAAGCGTAACCGGCTGAAGACGCAATGCTGAGCTCATGCCCTCTCCTTGGCGCTCAGGTGACTGAGGCAGAAGCCGTAACATCACAGTCTGCGGCGTCTCCTATTAAGCCGCCGCTGTCATTACAGTCCATGATCTTCCAACCAGACTGAAGCCGAGACGATAGCAGCAAATCTCAAatgagaccttttttttttttctgattacgTTTGCAAGGCCGTTGCTTGCATAATCAAAAGACAGCTGGTTGAAATTATACAGTGAAGCAGGGTGGAGTCTCCAGGGCCGCGCGGGGTGGGATGGCGATTCTTCTGCGAGCGGCGAACGTGGATCTGCTCAACCACAGATAGACTGGTGCTGAAAGGTGCCTCTGACTCAAGGAGAGCAGACAAATTTCATGGTAGCGCCGAGAGTCCAACATCAAATTGCTTCCAGGTAGACCCCTGTCATTAGTCACACCACGGCACATAACTACAGGCTGCAGACTGGGTGTTAAGAGCTGATGTCTGGGGGTTATGTGGAGCGCAGATGCTAGTTAGGCATCTCTGTGAGTGACTCAAAAGGACAGCAGATATATGGGGTTTTTTTCAACTTAAGAAGAAAATAGATATTAAAACAAATGGACGACTTCCTTTTGACGTCTCTGTTACAGGTTTGCTGTTGAAAATAATCTtcctaaactgtttttttattttattttttttatctgtgatCTGGTATCAGGCCTCTTGTCAGTTTGATTCCCTGCTTCCTGCTGAAGTCACACAAACACTTTgcattaaaaaagctaaaccaCAGCATTTGACTAGATTCTCTATCTGCAGTTGGGCCACAATGGAAAGCTGGATTTCCCTGTTTAACTACAGGCAGATGATGGGATGATAAGAGCTTGTTATGGGAGGCAAATGCATCTGTTGTGTGCTCGGGTTAATTGTAAGAGCTCGCTTTTTTGGTTGGAAGAGCTGCCAGCTGATGCTTCCTTTTACAGCTTGGTAGATTGTATCTGTTGACATCAAACGCAGAGGATGGAAAAGCTCCTCCAGCCGAGGGCACAGCTGCAGAGAGCTATGCAACGACTTACAAACTCTTTTGGGGACAAAACTCCAGAAGGTTTGTAGAAAGAAGTAAGTTATGAGACAAATACAGTAAGACGTTTACCTCAAAATACCAAATAATCACTTTGAAATCTGGATAAATGCTGATTAAAGCTGattgccacaattagtcgatcAGTCGCGACtaaatcgactattaaaatagtcgactaatttaacACTTGAttagtcattttgttttctaatgtcGCATCTGTCACTGTCTGACACACAAGCGCAATAGTGCTAATCCTGGttagtagtgatgtcacaggaagttctgggAAGAACCATAACAACACGCCAACG containing:
- the nck1b gene encoding cytoplasmic protein NCK1 isoform X2 — protein: MDMANLFKHFFRIGKVKGKKGGMRDSASNAETDSSIDNGERLYDLNVPALVKFSYTAEREDELSLVKGTRVVVMEKCSDGWWRGSYSGRSGWFPSNYVTEDVDGTAGGGVMGGFGDPAASLTEKLAAVVSSTANGNRVLHTVQALYPFNSGNDEELNFEKGEVMEVVEKPENDPEWWKCRKGDGQLGLVPKNYVTVLDSSSHKSTGLAGPPTPDCDYISPSGSGRFAGKEWYYGKVTRHQAEVALNQRGIEGDFLIRDSESSPNDFSISLKAQSKNKHFKVQLKDSLYCIGQRKFNSMEELVEHYKKAPIFTSEQGDKLYLIKALAAS
- the nck1b gene encoding cytoplasmic protein NCK1 isoform X1, with translation MNEEVIVVAKFDYMAQQDQELDIKKNERLWLLDDSKSWWRVRNATNKTGFVPSNYVERKNSARKASIVKNLKDTLGIGKVKGKKGGMRDSASNAETDSSIDNGERLYDLNVPALVKFSYTAEREDELSLVKGTRVVVMEKCSDGWWRGSYSGRSGWFPSNYVTEDVDGTAGGGVMGGFGDPAASLTEKLAAVVSSTANGNRVLHTVQALYPFNSGNDEELNFEKGEVMEVVEKPENDPEWWKCRKGDGQLGLVPKNYVTVLDSSSHKSTGLAGPPTPDCDYISPSGSGRFAGKEWYYGKVTRHQAEVALNQRGIEGDFLIRDSESSPNDFSISLKAQSKNKHFKVQLKDSLYCIGQRKFNSMEELVEHYKKAPIFTSEQGDKLYLIKALAAS